The genomic region agtaaatCTCTAAAACGTTCTTACGAAATTTTTACAGATCCAATTTTATAAGTAAGAAAAGATGTATCGTACGGTGATCATTTGTTTGATTGTTATTGGATGTGTGGGAGCAATCAGCCCATATCACGACAGGATAGTCAGAGAGGCTCAAGAACCGACGCCGGCTGAATTTATCTATCCTACCTATCCGGAATATACGACAGAAGTAATGAGACCCAACAGGGAAATCGAGGAAAAAGTTGAAGACAAGAAGGCTCCCGCAACCACGTCAAAGTTCTTCGATAACTTGCGTTATTACGGCAGTTATGCACTACAAGGCATGGCAGTTATTCTTATGTCTTCCTCCGTTGCGTACCTGATTTGCGGCTACACAACGGTTTGCGACTCTATAAAATCAATGCTGGTAAGacagaaaacatttatttatttcttttccttcaCACATTTTGAAGCGCTTTTAAAAATTTGCCATCCATCTTTATCCTagtgaataaattttaattagaatttaacttatacatttaaatatacgtttatCTTTCCGAGAAATACTGTCGACTTTTgctaagtaaataatattaatattaattacttagcATGAGATTTGTTGACCAAGTTTGCGCGAgctattttattgaatttataaactcttcgaaataattgttttttttccaaaatctcATCCCGTTCAACaatgaaagtaataataaaagtaaaattgcgATACTTATCTCATTTCAATTCCAGCAAATGTTTgatcaattaatcaatttatttttatatttcttatatgcTTACGGTTCACTAATTATACAGAGTGATTTGTAATTCTAATGCATAACCGCAAATGAACACAcggtattttgtatttgtatgaATAATATGCATGTATGAAGTTCaacgttaatttatttaattataattttgtacttataAGGAGTTCAATAAAACTGCACTAGTGCATATTTAAATCGTTATACACTGatctaatttaaatgtaaaagtgaCATGAAGATatgataaaatacatattttccaAAACCGCAATAAAGTATATTGAGAATTTCGCGGTATAatccgtttatatatttatattaattaacatatatcTTTACATCAATTTGTGTATGACGGCTTTAATGTGCGCCAATTCATTTAATCGAATTTgctattaataatttgattgttTGCGCAGTCAAAAGAAGAAGCTGCCCGTGCATTCGCAAATCAGCCCTATCTTGAAGATTTAGCCAGCAAGGTCTATGCAGCAATGGAGAAATATTCTATGAACAAGGATGAATGAAGATGATACTGCGATTAAACTTTgatactttttatgtattttattaatcaaattttttcattagATTTCTTGCATCTAGCGTTTGActttttcatcattattttgtatacttttCATGTAGTATTTTTTGTGTTTTGCGAATACATATTACATGTTAGATCTTCGATGTCTGTACTTGGAAACGTTTTAATATAAGTGATGAAGCATTTCTCTActcgatttacatttttacccGTCATCAAAATGTTTAACATCCCTATTGTTTCCACTTCCTTCACTCGTCGCTTACGAAGTATGATATCATACCAggattttttgtttactttaaaaaacgtCGGTTGTTTCCCATGCGGTCACATGCATGGTCACGCTTGATTATACTTATCAGATAATCTCGTCAGGTAGTAAAAAAGTTCTAAGTATTCTGACGCCGGTAAAAATATGAATGTCACATAAGTCAACGTTAAACGTTCCTTGCTTTGTGTTTTAAAGGAAAATGTTAAGGAGTAacatcgataattaaatttttgtattagagAGTTAAATACTgataatgtacattttttcttgtgaatatatttgataaaatgtcgttgcaattttttatacgtatatttctcaataatttttaatttttttacatatgtctagtgtaacaatttttcttaaaactttatatgaattggaacacttttaaaaaaatattgagaaaatccatacttagaatttttcatttgtatgaattctgaaatatcattaaatttcCAAGATTTCTTATCTTATaacttctaaaaaatattttaaactcttttagctttattaagatttcaaaaagaaatcttaataaaactagaaataatacaaaatcttaaaaatcttagaatatttcaaaattcatatGTGTGGTGTACGTGTGTGTACACaaatataaagaattctaaaaaagatataaaatttctcaacATCTttgaaaagtattccaatttgtgtgtgtgaagctggcacattATTTAGTGAAAACTCattaaacattgacagttctgagtttattttcaatagttctacagttcctgatagataaaacaaatagttctggcctttaaagcgaaaaaaagcgcataggacaaagtgaaaTGCCAGGTTCAtgcagcgtctcagtttgtcattttccagaccaaattcttgtaggattttaaaagatctgtAGTTCTAAATGAGTTCTAGAAaaagttctagcgtttaacatagtatatttaattaaaaaaaaaaatattataaaatatttattttataatattacataataaagctccgtgtacaaaaaaatattttcaatacacGAATTcgtgtattttaaaaattctaaaaatataacaaaaaaattaaaaaacaaaaatccccccaaaaaataagaaaagcaaAAAAGGAACCGTaatctcgtcacgtccacgtcagTGGTTCCGGGTTACGCTGAGAACGAAAAAAGCCAGTGTCCATATAACAATACATCTGCCagtatacatataacaataaatagCAGCtatatcagaaaataaaaattatttaacaaataattaataatgctgTCGAACTCTAtgaaacattgttaaaaaagttcagacctacaaaaaaaaaatttttttatgcacagaACTCTAAACAACCGatcagcgtctcacccatatacgCGAATATACGTCTTTCGcggaagataacaatttttttctaatgaataaatgaatcaaccggaactcttcggaagacgctttaatacgttaagaactattggtaaaatatattttggtaCATAGAACTCTTCATAATAAACCAGCGTCTGACCCATATGCGCGAATATACGACTTTCGcggaagataacaatttttttctaattaataaataattgaatcgaccggaactctttaAAAGGTAAAAAGACCTGCAGAactagagaaaaaatatttttttatacacagaactctattatgtaatgttataaaataaatattttataatttttttttttttaattaaataaactatgttaaacgctagaattCTTTCTaaaactcatctagaactacagattttttaaaatcctacaagagttgggtctggaaaatgacgcaggacgcgtgaacctggcgtctcactttgtcctatgcgttttttttttgctttaaaggccagaactatttgttttatctatcaagAACTgtaaaactattgaaaataaactaaGAACTAtcaatgtttagtgagtttccatcaaatgatatgccagcttTACACACACACTTCCAATTTGCATAAAAcatctaaaaaattttctaaaaagttataaaattatacaaaaactctgaaatttctaaaaaattctgtttCTCAGTAAAAATGTACTCAATTTTATTGCGATTGTATTTTCATAGTTGCAACGGAAACTTttcaacttattattattatttattatattcgtatatatattattatttaatgcttttaaaatttttattttgatgataatttATTGTGGATTCGCGGAACATGAAATTTCCCGCGCAAGTTCCTCTTCCCACTTTTACATGATACTACAGATGTTTTTATATGACCAGTGTTATCGATAAGTGATTTAACACGTGACATTTAGCAGAATCGTTCTTGACCACCTCCTGTTTCCTCCTCCTGTTTGCGATTTCCCCGCACGTCTCTCCGCATGTTACCACTACTCTTTCTTGCGGATAGGCTCTATAATCCACTGGATCGTCAGCGTCTGACCGGTTTTGATCTTTACAGTATACTGGTCGCGTTGTAAGCGTTGGTCTGATCGTCACgagcgttaaaaataaaaaatcacgtTAATTTGTAAAGCTGCTATCCGAGGCTAACAAGTCTTGATATTGTGCAGAGACTTGCTGATCATGCGGCTTCAACTGGGTAAGTAATATCTTTTTTCcgtaaatttttagaaatttattcttatcaattttttctGAACTCCTTAAGtaataactaaattataaaGATTGATTATGGAGATCTAATTTGATTAAACTGTTATTAATTTGTCTGAACTATTGTAACTAATTGCCTGAAGCAATAACGTTTTATGCTGTTATTCATGCTTTTTAAATCTGTCGAATTTAAAAATCTCTACTGcgactaaaaaaatatagtctTAAAATGAGTCATGAAGTGATTAAATTCTAGTTCGTTATtgaatttacaagaaaaaattatattttttcggATAAAACTTCGCAGGAAAAATGTGAAAGCGGAGTATCACGATGCAGTAGACTCGAAggtcaatattaaaattctttaactttttttcgtcatatactataaaaaattcCAAGGTCTTATTTGTCAACGAGGTTGCTGACCGCCAACAAAAATGCGGTTTCCGTTCGGATAAGCATTTATGTGGTCATTGTTATCGAAACACATCTAGAAATGTGTGTCGAGattgtgaattatataaaatacaaattgtacatgtacaataaacgtttaaaacaGGAAATTTATTATCAGGCAATAATGATAAAGAAcccttgaaaataaatttatttttaaaacacagaaagaaaatcattaaaatcattaaaatcattaaaagaaagaattgtGTTActgtataataaaacatttaataaaatttaaaaaaaccagtGTGAAATGTAATTATTCGCTTTATACAATACTaacaacataaatttttatttataatttttaatttttataatttatttaaaattaatttgatataatttgctattttcttaataaaaatttaattgtattataagaacgttatcttttttcatttttttaaatttaattttttattttttgtaaaatgtgttaacgtaattaaataaagaattcaaATTTCCAAGTAGCAAATTGACAATGttatcaaatgttaaaaatgtcatcaaaggcgttatttttacgttaaaataacgACAAATAACATCAGCTTGCTTTGAGTTCTGTTAAagcatttacttaaaattaaataactaaaaaaatcatatacgctatacacacacacacacacacattcctTCATTTCCAAGgattcttaataaaaacatgGTAAATATTTCGTTGAATCTTTCTGTTAAGTAAAGATCGATTTTAAATTGAGCAGATAACCACCGTCAGGAGAATCTatgattgataataaaattctctacaatatgtaaattataagtaaagaaatttcttaattataggATATTTACTATGCCTCTCAATCGCGGTGGGTTTTATAAAAGAAGATGTGTGCGCCATGACGCCAAGCCCCACACGGACGAACACTTCACAAATGAATCCTCAAGTTGAagacgatgaagattttgtacCCTATCAAGGCGAACGCTTCACCATATTTGATTGGATGTTATTTAGggtattatttatgtttataaaatgttcctTTTGTGCAAATTTATCAATAATGATTAACTGATTTAaacatctaaaaaattaaaattaattattataattaaatgtgcaGGATATGTAAGAGGTCTTTTAAATCTAGAGATTTCTTAGACTCCTTTTGAATTGCTTTTaagcttttaattaaaattaaacgttaattTCGTCTGACTAAATTTATTAGTTGATCTGTTAACGCTGACATTCAAGTTTTAACGTTTCTTCAGAATCTGGGCAAAGCGAATGGAGGAAATGTACTACTGTCACCGATATCCATAAAATTAGCGTTAGTGCTCCTTTATGAGGGAGCACAGGACCAAACTGCATATGAACTCGCCGGAGTCATGTCACTTCCAGTCAGCATATTGGCTACTCGAGAAAAGTTTACCAATATCCTGAGATCTTTAGAGGTAAATTATAcaattgatttatatacatgtagaaaataatattattatgacaatagtaatatttttatgcatataatttatttaaattaataaaacgataATTTACAGACTCCATCTCCTGCGTACACTTTAAATCTAGGTTCGCGCATTTATATCGATAATAATGTGCTGATCAGACAACGCTACGCAGCAACGGTAAAAACCTTTTACAATACCGACGTGATCAACGCTAATTTGTCCGACGCTCACGCAGTCGCGACCAAAGTTAATTCTTGGGTCAATAATATTACGAATGGATATATCGAAAAAATGATAGACGATGGTAGGTTTGCCTGAAAATATCTCGACTTATTGATTCACGTTTTAACTCAAGCTTGATGATATAGTCTGTAAAAATTAAGAATCTATATAATCGAATTAAACAAATCttcatgtttaatattatataataatccaGACATGTGGTATGTGTGAGCACAATCTGATATctgtcaaataatttttcgtcTCTCGATAAAAGAGGAGACCCTcgttgaaattttaactgttgAGATTTAGGAGTATTCACTTATTATTTCACATTCTAGAAAAGGGTTTAAAGGACTCGGTGATGCTGATTGTGAATGGATTATTCTTCAAAGGCTCTTGGCGCCGTAAATACTTTGCGCCTGAAAATACTCGAATTTCTAAATTTCACGTAAGCGTTAACGAGAGCGTAGATGTGCCGTACATGCACACCACAGGTCGATTTTATCACGTCGAATCGTCCAGGCTCGATGCAAAAATTCTGCGAATTCCGTACGACGTACGTAATAGCCTACTTTAGTGAGCTGAATAAATTGTTGTTAATTACGCAGAAtttatgaaatgtaaaatttttcaggGCTCAAAATTCGCTATGTACATTATACTGCCGCACACACTGACAGGCGTAGATCACGTTATTAAAGAGATTAATCCGTTTATATTGGCGAGAGATATGTGGGCTATGCAGGAACTGCCTCTCGACATTTGGATCCCGAAGTTTAAGTTCGAGTTTACGAGCCACCTGGAAAACACCTTGCGTGAAGTAATTTGTTCACATATGTTTCCCTATATTTTCAAATGCatcaaagttttatataaaaagcacttaatataaacaaattattacatattgtttaataaaaactcAAAAAATGCATTAGAGCTGAAGACTGGCGAAATTAGAATTACAATTTCTCCTGtgtataaaatttgcattttttttttagcaatctcacatttttgttagaaataattattgtaattatgtgGATGTGGTAATATGTTTATCTTTGTATAATAGCTTGGCATCCGTGATATCTTCGACGATACCGCGCTGCTCACGGGTATAGCAAAAACGAGACGAGCTTCCAGACATTTGCAAGTGTCCGATGTAGTGCACAAAGCTGGAATAGAGGTGAATGAAAATGGGACAACTGCTTATGCCGCATCAGGTATATTGCTTAATgaattacatgtataaataaataattaaccgAGGTAAATTAGGCAACGATAAATATCTATGCAAGATATACAGTACGATATTACTCTTCTCAAATAATTTCCTCGAATTATTTAACCaaaatcttttttgttattataagatcaatataaatgttaataatttatttactacatattaatcaattttatcaaagaggtacaagtaattttatatattttctttatttcaaaaatattctgataataaaaaaaatatataatagtttctACAGTTATTTTAATCTAGTCCGgaggaaaaaaatgttataaaaaaatgttatctgttTTTTCCCCCCTACATTCTTACATAAATCTTTGGGCATACATTTTCTCCTTTTGCTACAGAGATACAGattggaaataaaatagaaGAGAGCACGTTCCACGCCAATCATCCATTCGTGTTTTATATCGAGGACGAGACCACCGGCACCATTCTTTACGTAGGCAAAGTTCAGAATCCCATGAGTGCGTCTGGAACTACTGGGAAAGTGCAGCAGGAGTTTCCGTCGCGATTTAATCCGGATACGGCGACTATAACTCCTACATCCGGTAAATTACCGTAAAGTTCTGATAACTAAGGAAATAGTGCTTGTGGTGTAGTGGTGATAAGTAGAATGTAACTTAGATGCAATCCTACTCTggtttaatgtttctttttctcaaatataattttgcattggCTCTTTTAACTGTATGAAGTAAGATCATGgttagaatatattattttgagtttCTTTTCCTAACAAAAATGTTTGTTACACAAATTATGCAGGATGCATTGCCTCAAATTTGAATGTAActatctatatctatatcttAAAacacagaaagaaagaaaagataaggaaaaaaaattttctagaaaattttttctacatgaCATTTTTTCCTACTCCGTGGTTCTTGAAGATAAAAGGTGGAACTCAAAATCTGAGGTAAAACATCCTAAACATGTAGAATGTATTTTAGATTTAACAAAAGGAAATACTAGATAGAATAATTAGTATACTATTAACACATTGCATGATGCTCTAtagtagtattataataatagataattataaatgtgatttaataaattaagaaccCAATGCAAGTGGCTTAATTGAATGTCATTCGCTTTGTACGCATTTATACATTGAATTACATAGGCAATAATTCTCAAGTTACTTTAatccaataatttataaacgacaaaaatataatttgaatacaGCATCGCTCTAAAAAACTGTGCAGAAAGAACAGTtttgatgaatttaaaaatttagctagatacagatctaaaagtAGTTTTGTTAGACCTTCAAAATAGTTATGTAAGATGCTTAGACTGattgttaaaatgtcaaaactttatTCAGCATTTATCGCCATTGTTGAACATcctacataaattattttgatgatctaagaaaattattttcaaatttatattttcagcCGAATTTTTGGATaggtatttcaataaaattattcttttcatatttACCGTTACAGTTAAATATTCTGCAATAACAATCCTACAACAAGATatacattattatcattattattattattattattattattattatatgttattatatatactcggtgcaaatgttacaaaatttcataaattttttgaatctaCGCTCGATATTTGATGTAACTTTATCGAATGACAATATaccaaagataaataaaaacatttatactataaattagaatattaaattagaaataataaaacctTTCATACGTGTACTGAACATTGatacactttaaataaacttataatttttttaattgatatattgaacaattttattaattgaaatatatgaatataaatacaaaaaagataccttttttatttatttatgacactaaataaaatatattatttttacattaattttatctaattcatttattattatcttcagaaattatattttatgatttactAAAAGattcaattaatcaattattactaataaaatattactaataagactaattattactaaaaactAATTTTCTAAGAATTGATAACTCTGGGTTTTCCCTCGTTGTTTgggtaaacaaaaaaattatcatcATGTATAATTGCATCTAGTGCTAGTGAACTGTTACAATCATTGATGTCATTGCTATATAAATCACACTCTAtttgctttatatttatatcatcgATATTGTGGTTTCGCACATTGTTTGTTTTAATTCATTTTGATGAAGGGTTGTGCTTTATCGTAGCGGTACCGCAACAGTTATCATAAACAAGTTTTTAGTGGGATATTCCAGTGACGCTTGTGAACGGAAATAGCAAGCGGAAACTCCAAGACAAAAGCATTTTTATGAGCTTCTTACCGGctatatgattttattgttCCCTTGTTCATTATATTCATGTTCATTCATCTTTTGTTAATCcttattttatatactaaaatgaattattattatatattaccattacgcattaaatttttttgctgcaTTTTTTCCTCTAACATTATCGAAGTTTTTACCAAAGATAccataatatatatgtataagtatttcatttaaaaaaatctattcaaatatattttgtttgtgcAAGTTCAAGATAAAATACATCGAACTTTATTCGATGGGATAATCAcgtaatcaattattattttacttttcaaatttaacGTTTCTCTTTCCTGTTTATATTCTCTTTAATTctctttgtattattttattttacatgtattatacgtTTACTTCATTTGACATCCTTATTTACATTCTCTTTAGTTATTTTCTTCTACGTCCAATTCTCACGTTCATTGCTCTCACGCAGCAACATCAGTTCCGCTCATTTGTAAGAGAGTTTCTATTTTCATAATATCAATCTCATTTGAAAATTGCGTCAGTAGCTAAGTAAAGCTCGATTCGGAAAGATAATTCGTTACcactatttttactttattctccGACTGGT from Solenopsis invicta isolate M01_SB chromosome 7, UNIL_Sinv_3.0, whole genome shotgun sequence harbors:
- the LOC105203897 gene encoding uncharacterized protein LOC105203897 codes for the protein MRLQLGYLLCLSIAVGFIKEDVCAMTPSPTRTNTSQMNPQVEDDEDFVPYQGERFTIFDWMLFRNLGKANGGNVLLSPISIKLALVLLYEGAQDQTAYELAGVMSLPVSILATREKFTNILRSLETPSPAYTLNLGSRIYIDNNVLIRQRYAATVKTFYNTDVINANLSDAHAVATKVNSWVNNITNGYIEKMIDDEKGLKDSVMLIVNGLFFKGSWRRKYFAPENTRISKFHVSVNESVDVPYMHTTGRFYHVESSRLDAKILRIPYDGSKFAMYIILPHTLTGVDHVIKEINPFILARDMWAMQELPLDIWIPKFKFEFTSHLENTLRELGIRDIFDDTALLTGIAKTRRASRHLQVSDVVHKAGIEVNENGTTAYAASEIQIGNKIEESTFHANHPFVFYIEDETTGTILYVGKVQNPMSASGTTGKVQQEFPSRFNPDTATITPTSVVPTALSTEDRYAFFNIDLLQRVNENIEGNLILSPASAKVALTSLVEGTGGQTRHELLAALRLPPEEYIIRRTARRALLSLKSNQNGTEIDVATRLWINPAFTASNNYMTALSDHYGTDIRQLNFKNTNDAANSINTWVREKTRNNILSIIQPGTLSADTQMLLTSVLYFKGRWLKSFDKGATRIRCFHVPQSGCQNVYMMENTSTYRYAYIASLDADVVEIPYSNGRTSMLIFLPSHMESDPHLQILSKDLSYVPIKMLLSSLNETDLILAIPRFSIESNLDLRSPLINMGIKDIFSPTANFTGIVANEYLRIGNIIQNAKIEVDEEGTIAAAATEFAIVPLMGNMVPTVIANRPFIFAIVDLVTSETLFAGRFLGPKEDNSRKSIQK
- the LOC105203959 gene encoding uncharacterized protein LOC105203959 produces the protein MYRTVIICLIVIGCVGAISPYHDRIVREAQEPTPAEFIYPTYPEYTTEVMRPNREIEEKVEDKKAPATTSKFFDNLRYYGSYALQGMAVILMSSSVAYLICGYTTVCDSIKSMLSKEEAARAFANQPYLEDLASKVYAAMEKYSMNKDE